One window of the Bradyrhizobium sp. NP1 genome contains the following:
- a CDS encoding flagellin: MTGIVLSASVRQNLLSLQSTASLLASTQNDLATGNKVNSALDNPTNFFTAQSLNNRASDIGNLLDSIGNGVQVLQSANTGITSLQSLVDSAKSIANQVLQSPLGYSAKSSVTSAAITGATANNLLGTTGTNATVTGTAVNNNLTSAVAITSATTLSGAANTDSLASAISTGDTLVVNGTTFSFVAGSTSTGTNIGVGDTVAHLLSAIDTVTGATTASSVNSGKITLSTGTSQNLVISGTALTKLGLTAGTTNVGPPALSGETLTINATGGGTATSITFGTGNGQVSTLNGLNAALAGNNLQATIDAATGKISITTTNDAASSTIGTIGGSATLSGAAFNGLTPAAPVADPNSQAQRASLVAQYNNVLTQINTTAQDASFNGINLLNGDTLKLTFNETGTSTLKITGTVLNSAGLGLSTLAAGTDFLDNASANKALTSLTTASSTLRSEASTLGSNLSIVQIRQDFSKNLINVLQTGSSNLTLADTNEEAANSQALSTRQSIAISALSLANQAQSSVLQLLR; the protein is encoded by the coding sequence ATGACCGGCATTGTGCTTTCCGCCTCGGTTCGCCAGAACCTGCTTTCGCTGCAGTCCACCGCTTCGCTGCTCGCCAGCACCCAGAATGACCTCGCCACCGGCAACAAGGTCAATTCGGCCCTCGACAACCCCACCAACTTCTTCACCGCCCAGTCGCTGAACAACCGCGCCAGCGACATCGGCAACCTGCTCGACAGCATCGGCAACGGCGTCCAGGTGCTGCAGTCCGCCAACACCGGCATCACCTCGCTGCAGAGCCTGGTCGACAGCGCCAAGTCGATCGCCAACCAGGTGCTGCAGAGCCCGCTCGGCTACTCCGCCAAGTCCAGCGTCACCTCGGCCGCCATCACCGGCGCCACCGCCAACAACCTGCTCGGCACCACCGGCACCAACGCCACCGTGACCGGCACCGCCGTCAACAACAACCTGACCTCGGCCGTCGCCATCACCAGCGCCACCACGCTGTCGGGCGCCGCCAACACCGACTCGCTGGCCTCAGCCATCTCCACCGGCGACACCCTGGTCGTCAACGGCACCACCTTCTCCTTCGTTGCCGGCTCGACCTCCACGGGCACCAATATCGGCGTCGGCGACACCGTTGCCCACCTGCTCTCCGCGATCGACACGGTGACCGGCGCCACCACCGCCTCCAGCGTCAACAGCGGCAAGATCACGCTGTCCACCGGCACCAGCCAGAACCTGGTGATCTCCGGCACCGCGCTGACCAAGCTCGGCTTGACCGCCGGCACCACCAATGTCGGGCCGCCCGCCCTGTCCGGCGAGACGCTGACGATCAACGCCACAGGCGGGGGAACGGCGACCTCGATCACCTTCGGCACCGGCAACGGCCAGGTCTCGACGCTGAACGGATTGAACGCGGCGCTGGCCGGCAACAATCTGCAGGCGACGATCGATGCCGCGACCGGCAAGATCAGCATCACCACCACCAACGACGCGGCGTCCTCGACGATCGGCACGATCGGCGGTTCGGCGACCTTGAGCGGCGCGGCCTTCAACGGGTTGACCCCGGCGGCGCCGGTGGCCGATCCGAACTCGCAGGCGCAGCGTGCGAGCCTGGTCGCGCAGTACAACAACGTGCTGACGCAGATCAACACCACGGCGCAGGACGCCTCGTTCAACGGCATCAACCTGTTGAACGGCGACACGCTCAAGCTGACGTTCAACGAGACCGGCACCTCGACGCTCAAGATCACGGGTACCGTGCTGAACTCGGCGGGCCTCGGCCTGTCGACGCTGGCGGCGGGCACCGACTTCCTGGACAACGCCTCGGCCAACAAGGCGCTGACCTCGCTGACGACGGCCTCCTCGACGCTGCGCTCGGAAGCTTCGACGCTGGGTTCGAACCTGTCGATCGTGCAGATCCGCCAGGACTTCTCCAAGAACCTGATCAACGTGCTGCAGACCGGTTCGTCGAACCTGACGCTCGCCGACACCAACGAGGAAGCGGCCAACAGCCAGGCGCTGTCGACCCGCCAGTCGATCGCGATCTCGGCGCTGTCGCTCGCCAACCAGGCCCAGTCCAGCGTGCTGCAGCTCCTGCGCTAA
- a CDS encoding glutathione S-transferase: MLTVHHLGKSQSERIVWLCEELEIRYELKRYARDAATMLAPSDYKALHGIGTAPVITDGDLVLAESGAVIDYIIARHGGGRLALKPDHPDFAQFLFWYHFANGTLQPSMGRNMILNRLRLPEDNPILTVTRARVDRAFDLVDARLREAEHLAGREFTSADIMTGFPLTTMRYFLPYDLKRCPNILRYLDRIGRRPAYRRAMEKGDPGMALLLT; the protein is encoded by the coding sequence ATGCTGACCGTTCATCATCTCGGGAAATCGCAGTCGGAGCGGATCGTCTGGCTGTGCGAGGAGCTGGAGATCCGCTACGAGCTCAAGCGCTACGCGCGCGATGCGGCCACCATGCTGGCGCCTTCGGACTACAAGGCGCTGCACGGCATAGGCACCGCGCCTGTCATCACCGACGGCGATCTGGTGCTCGCGGAATCCGGCGCCGTGATCGACTACATCATCGCCCGACATGGCGGCGGGCGCCTCGCGCTGAAGCCGGATCATCCCGATTTCGCGCAATTCCTGTTCTGGTATCACTTCGCCAACGGCACCTTGCAGCCCAGCATGGGACGCAACATGATCCTGAACCGGCTGAGGCTGCCGGAAGACAATCCGATCCTCACGGTAACCAGAGCGCGCGTCGACCGCGCGTTCGATCTCGTCGACGCAAGATTGCGCGAGGCAGAGCATCTCGCCGGCCGCGAGTTCACGTCAGCCGACATCATGACCGGCTTTCCGCTCACGACCATGCGCTATTTCCTGCCCTACGACCTGAAACGCTGTCCCAACATTCTGCGCTATCTCGATCGCATCGGCCGACGCCCCGCCTACCGCCGCGCGATGGAGAAAGGCGATCCCGGAATGGCACTGCTGCTGACGTGA
- a CDS encoding DUF1697 domain-containing protein — protein MPNYIALLRAVNVGGTGKLPMTELKSMCAAEGFANVQTYIASGNVVFSSSLSATRVKAALEKRLAAYAGKPVGVIVRTAAEMAAVLRSNPFPKAPPNFTVAIFLDEAPPADTLASVRGRADEEVRLGKREIYVAYGAGMGRSKLKIPAATKGTARNINTIARLVALAEAP, from the coding sequence ATGCCCAACTATATTGCCCTGTTGCGCGCGGTGAATGTCGGCGGCACCGGCAAGCTGCCGATGACCGAGCTCAAGTCGATGTGCGCGGCGGAGGGTTTTGCCAACGTGCAGACCTATATCGCGAGCGGAAACGTGGTTTTCTCCAGCAGCCTGTCCGCGACCAGGGTCAAGGCCGCGCTGGAGAAGCGGCTTGCCGCCTATGCCGGCAAGCCGGTCGGCGTGATCGTCCGTACCGCGGCGGAAATGGCCGCCGTGCTGCGATCCAACCCGTTCCCCAAAGCGCCGCCGAACTTCACGGTCGCGATCTTCCTCGACGAGGCGCCGCCGGCGGACACGCTCGCGTCCGTCCGCGGGCGGGCCGACGAGGAGGTCCGCCTTGGCAAGCGCGAGATCTACGTTGCCTATGGCGCGGGGATGGGACGCTCCAAGCTGAAGATCCCGGCGGCCACGAAAGGCACCGCGCGCAACATCAACACCATCGCCAGACTCGTCGCGCTGGCGGAGGCGCCCTAG
- a CDS encoding AraC family transcriptional regulator produces MTDLNRIVEFSTSAIPEKDRIAVWREHYGQMMFRVDLEPARDRSFEAKFSTMALPGLQLVDGTSSPVRISRRGVYLADGNDDILLCYNRSGSVTVTSGGREQDLREGEAVVLSGGEEAAFHRKSVGQSYTIRVPRPLFESSVISVGDVVMRPIPADRGALRLLSSYTGWLFKAAGAGIDQALMNLSVRHVHDLLALAVGPSPDFADTARTRGLRAVRLKLAKSYVVANSHNRELSVVSLAASLNVTPRYLQRLFEADGTTFSDYLLGQRLARAHRLLCDPGADHRAISTIAYDVGFGDLSYFNRRFRRQYGLTPREVRGDRT; encoded by the coding sequence ATGACTGATTTGAACCGTATCGTCGAATTTTCCACCAGCGCCATTCCCGAAAAAGACCGCATCGCCGTCTGGCGGGAGCACTATGGACAGATGATGTTTCGCGTCGACCTCGAGCCGGCGCGGGATCGGAGCTTCGAGGCGAAGTTTTCCACCATGGCGCTCCCCGGACTGCAGCTCGTGGACGGCACGTCCTCTCCGGTGCGGATCTCCCGTCGCGGCGTCTATCTCGCCGACGGCAATGACGACATCCTGCTTTGCTACAACCGCTCGGGGTCGGTGACCGTCACCTCCGGCGGCCGCGAACAGGATCTGCGCGAAGGCGAGGCCGTCGTGCTGAGCGGCGGCGAGGAGGCCGCCTTTCATCGCAAGAGCGTCGGACAGTCCTACACCATCCGCGTGCCGCGGCCGCTGTTCGAATCGAGCGTGATCAGCGTCGGCGATGTCGTGATGCGGCCGATTCCGGCGGATCGCGGCGCCCTGCGTCTGCTCTCCAGCTATACCGGATGGCTGTTCAAGGCCGCCGGCGCCGGCATCGACCAGGCGCTGATGAACCTCTCGGTCCGTCATGTGCATGATCTGCTGGCGCTCGCGGTCGGCCCGTCGCCCGATTTCGCCGATACGGCACGCACGCGCGGGCTTCGCGCGGTTCGGCTGAAGCTGGCGAAATCCTACGTCGTTGCCAACAGCCACAACCGCGAGCTCTCCGTGGTCAGCCTGGCGGCGAGCCTCAACGTGACGCCACGCTATCTGCAGCGGCTGTTCGAGGCCGACGGCACCACTTTCTCGGACTATCTCCTGGGGCAGCGGCTGGCGCGGGCGCATCGGCTGTTGTGCGACCCGGGCGCGGACCACCGCGCGATCAGCACGATCGCCTATGACGTCGGCTTCGGCGACCTGTCCTATTTCAACCGGCGCTTCCGCCGCCAGTACGGGCTGACGCCGCGCGAGGTGCGGGGCGACCGGACGTGA
- a CDS encoding GFA family protein has protein sequence MTLTGKCFCGAVEIEVSGSPEAMGYCHCSSCRSWSGGPVNAFSLWKPQAVRITAGAGNVAMFQKSPLSQRQYCAKCGGHLMTSHPPLGLVDVFAATIPGLDFKPGVHVNYAETVLPIRDGLPKLKDFPSEFGGSGEMIAE, from the coding sequence ATGACACTCACGGGCAAATGCTTTTGTGGTGCGGTCGAGATCGAGGTTTCGGGCTCGCCGGAAGCGATGGGATATTGCCATTGCAGCTCCTGCCGCTCCTGGTCGGGCGGTCCGGTGAACGCGTTCAGCCTGTGGAAGCCGCAGGCCGTCCGGATCACTGCCGGTGCCGGCAACGTCGCGATGTTCCAGAAATCGCCGCTGAGCCAGCGGCAGTATTGCGCCAAATGCGGCGGCCATCTGATGACCAGCCATCCGCCGCTCGGCCTGGTCGACGTGTTCGCGGCCACCATTCCCGGCCTCGACTTCAAGCCCGGCGTGCATGTCAACTATGCCGAGACGGTGCTGCCGATTCGCGACGGTCTGCCGAAGCTGAAGGATTTTCCGAGCGAGTT